In Vicia villosa cultivar HV-30 ecotype Madison, WI linkage group LG7, Vvil1.0, whole genome shotgun sequence, the DNA window caaagatgaataaaccacaatcaatcaataccaataatctcataatatagcacgtttcacaagctttccaacggtacaaagaacgcgcaaatcggagttacgagcaaaaagatatgaaagattgaagttagggAGCAAAGGAAGcaaaagtaggtcgacctaccttcgacctaggtcgacctaacaggtccaGAAATGAAAGAAAcagctccaggtcgacctaaactcaccctggggCGACCTAACAATGGCaggatcaaaaatgaaggttttaggtcgacctaaactcaccctgggtcgacctaacagtgccaaaTGCCGAAAATTGAATTTTTCCGCAAGGAAACATGATTCCATCCTTCATGAATGTTCAGCATACAAGCAAATATCAAACATGCAATGCTATGAGTCAAGAGCAAACACATTATTCAGTAAATTGATCGGTCTTTAAGAGCAAACTTAAACATTCCATCGAACAATTAGCATGCAAGCATTGAATCGTAAGCATTGTGATTATATCATCAAGAGCAATCATTATCAAACCTCAAATGGCATCAATTTAGCGTAGGCATCATGAATTATCATTCCACAATCAATTATCACATGCTAGAACTCGAAATTAAGCACAAATGCTTCACACATTCAAATTATCAAACACTTAGCATGCAATTTCTTGTGTCATAAGCAACATGTGTATAGCATCATCAACAAATCAACGGTaaatctcaaattcaaccaaataatcaagatcaacacgaATCTTTCAATCAAtaaacaattatcatcatcaattatcatagatccatcatccacaatcaaaaatcttcatgatcaatgtcgaattaagcaacaaaaacaatgatctagcaaggtttgtagtgaatttaccggatcaaacgaagaaaatgagattggatgaacacgaacgcgaacacgacgcgaacacgaacgaaatCCAAGAGGTGGGAGGGAGAGAGTGGCGCGTGAGATCCTTGGGAGGGGGAGAGATCTGCGACAATTCAAACGGAGTAGAGGATCTTGattcttgctttgatcttcattcgttcttgagatttgatcttgaattgatgaagtttttgtgagtttttgtggttttgatccaagaaaattgagagagaattgagagaaagtgtttttgatcttttgggtgaaattgaagttatgagagttctcaatttgtgaagagcaaaatgtttatataatgtcaacacgaaatgtccaaattgccctcggtgcgtcttattttgcctcgtttttaaggaaactcggttcggctctgagttccggaacgaaaccaatgccattgcgaagatgaccaaattcgtgacttgtcgccgcgagaatcacctcaatccgataatcgatgaagaaaatacgcccgtttgaatgacgagaaacgtcgatccaTCTGGCGCGACCGTgcgaaattttgtgagtaccgctcaaagaactcgataaaaccctatcttcggctcaaaatctgaacaggcatgtgtgacgaagaatcgaagctaacgaaatttctgagataatgccgccggaatggacttcatacgataaaaatcgaagaagttatgaattttcgaactcggcgcgacatactcggaaacacactttttaccgaaacaacacgacgatccttaaaattctgggaattctccatgcataattggccttcggtccgaacatatgaaatcttggtaatgatgccacggagctccagttaaaatttcaagcgaatccgacgagcggattgtgagatacgaattttctgagatccgaaaccctacattcagcactatttttcactgcgaaaccgCAAGTAATTTGTaaatttgacgaccttcctcaaagaattagcTTCTGAGCCGAatacgaaagttgtagatatcgtcgaaacagcgAAGACggcgcgggaacttagctcatatcaccttccaaatagtatttgtgaattttctcgtactttcaccgtttaaaccattttttcacactttactctcttaaacccatgaaaactctttattatttttcttccatttttgaatgacgaaataaacgtcattattaacttatagctcaaataaagagggcaaattttggggtgcaacagatccTCGGACGACGTGGTAGTCCATGATGGCTTCGATGCTTCGAATGTGGTCGTCAGGATCTGTAGTTCCATCGTATAGGTCCAAGGTCGGTGGCTTTTCTATTCCTCTTGGGAGATGAGCTCTTTGGATGTCTTCGGACAAGGGACTGCGGAAGTATTCCTCGTCACTTGGACCTGGTGAGGTCGAGTGTCTCTTTCGCCGGGGTTTTACTTGTGTTTATCCAGAAGCTTTGCGATTGTCTTCGGGAGGAGAACGCTCGCGGTTCTTCACCACAGTCTTTGCGGGGCCCCGGTGATCTTGTTCGAGAGAAAGGCTTATAGCTTCTGCCACCTCAGGTTTCTGGTTCCTCCTGCTCTTTCGTGGGGGAGAGCGGGAGTAGGATCTTTGGCGACGGGACCTCTTGGGCGGAGAGTGCGAAGACGAGGGTGACCGGCGGCGACGCCTCCTAGGCGGGGAGCGAGAGGATGAAGGGGAACGTGATCGATAGTGTCTCCGAAGGGGAGATCGTGatcgtcgcttcctttccagcATGTCAATCCAATCACTTTGTTGCTGGATGAGGCGGTTGGTCTGCTTGAGGGTATCGAGCAAGAGGACAGCTGTGGACTCAGCGTCCTCGGGGACGTCGACTTCCTCTTGGTCGTCTTCGTATTGGGTCCTTCGCCTCTGGGAGGTATGAGTGAAAGAGGAGGCAGGTTTCCCGTCTCTAGAGTCAGCTTCGTTGTTTTGGGCTTGAGTCTGCTCGGTCCTGTTATGGACTTGACACTGCTCGTTCCTGTTGTGGGTTTGAGACTGCTCATTCCTGTTGTTTTGAGCTTGCTCGTCCCTGTTGTTTTGAGCCTGAGTCTGCTCGTTCTTGGGGGCTTGGGAGATCTCGTGCCTTGCTCTCCCATGCCCGTCAGCAGCGGGGTGTTGTCCTTCACGCCAGTGTCGATTCTGCCCGTCAGCTGAGGTAGCGTTGATGAGAGGATCGAGATGGAAAGGATCAGGATTtcggttattgttgttgtttccgGCCATGATGATCGCAAGATGagttagctttgatctttgtttgttaaatAAGGGGAAGcttgtttcccacagacggcgccactgatcgtacctgatcagaaggatcgtcaaggcctgctcggaagTTGGATCTTTGTGAAGTGagaaggggggtgtacctgcaaggtactccgatgccaaagtagcaagtacgagctaaaggttagaagagattgaatacctgaccctctagtgaaagagggtatttatagcccccagcactggaccatgatctcgctattgggctggatttccaggcccaactaggagactgccaggtttcatGGGCAGAAAAAccggaggtgcgtgagtgccctctgtcctggttaaccgctccgaagtttaagggagacgcagtcttttagggaccacgtaGACTCCGCATTATTCGGGGGTTGGAAGTAAAGGAACCCCACGAGGAGAAGGGGTCCTCGGTGGGGAAGACGCTCGCGGGGAGTGCGTGTGCCGAGCACCAGGCAGCTTGCAGGGAGCGCTTGTGCTAGGCATGGTGTAGACGAGCACTTGGTTGCTCTTTACGGGACATGGAGTGGTATGGGCCCCCAAGGttaagtgggccgaaagtagattgggccgaatcttggcccagtccagaacagatcCTAATCAGTTCTGTAATATATGTAAAATATGCCGTCAATTTTTTgctgaaaaaatattaataaatagtagcacttaaatatgattttatggaaaggaaattaaaaaaaagaaaaggtaaaTCATTAAAACTCACATAATGAAcaacaataaaatatttaatctataatataatatACATAATATATTATATTCTTCATCAATTACAAGATTGAAGATGCATGCAAATTCTTAGGTGAGAAGACAGAGTTAAAGAGTGAGTGTTATATAGAAAGTGGTTTATATCGAAGGAGATGAGAGGCACAGAATTTTGGTGGGTTTGACAACTTTTGCTTTTGCGCCTTTTCTAGTTAGCAGATGCTGTGTAGAaaccagaaaaaagaaaaaaaaagaaaagaaagaggaaggTGTTGCTTTAGTATCCCGTCAAGAATGGAGAAAAAGGTGGCACTTCTGtgtttatagttttgtttttattttcatagAGAATGAATGTTTTTGCTTTTTctttagcttttttttttaacttttgctTTTGCTTTAGCTTTAGCTTTTACTTGTTTTCATTTTAGCCGATTTCCATAACATGCACCAAAGTTTTATATACACAATTGAGcgcaaacataaaaaaaatagggttttggtGCATGTTTTAAAACAATTGTTTTCCATCAGTTGCAgtgttatatttaaattattttaatcatttttatataagtttttttaatttttttcacttattattattcaaaatataatttttttcacttatgattatttaatatttattccaAACATATTATGTTTATaagtaattaaaaatattaaatttttaagtatctcaaaactttttttttttgaaagcaagAGATATATTGaaaggagaactaagggttctccaacccatgTACAAAATACACGACACAAAGCCAACAAAAACAATATTAcaaccaattacaattacgacaTAAAAGACAATGGATCTTTGTAAAAATCTTAAAAACAACAATTGAAATGAGTAATATTGCCATGTgaagaccacctccaaaccaaaaACTTAATGCTACAAACCATATTATTTATATTCCACACTTCATTCCTAAAACAAAACCCATTCCTAGTCAACCAAATTATCCAAGTTGTggctaaccaaaacacccccaatttgccGCTTTTAATCTTTTTCCTTCAGCCTAAAGAATGCCATTTCACAAAAAAGAAGCACATTCTTCCTCCTCCCAACCCGGAAAACCCACCCACGAAGCAATATCTTTCCAAACCAACTTAATCACAATGCATTTAGAAAACAAATGATCTGCCTCTTCCACATGAGCATCacaaaaaatacaatttaaattagTATGTGTAATAGcaatacctctatacaccaatAAATCTTTAGTAGGTAACCTATTCAAAAAGAGCCTCCAACCAAACGCTTTTATCTTATACGGCACTTCCGTTTTCCAAATCAAATTGAATGCCTCATCACCCTTAATCGGAGGACCGTAAGGGATACGCCTAGAAGCATACAAACCGTAACAAGAAGCAATCAAATAACCTTTCTCCAAATCCAACAACCAAACCGCAAAATCCTTCGAATTGTTTAAACTACCAAAAGAATCCAAATTAGCCTTTAACACCGATAAGGAATTAACAAAAACCGCATCCCTTCCCATAACCGAAATACCAAGATCCCCCCATTTCCAACACCCATTATTCCACTCACCCATAACCGCTACCGAAACTTTTTTCAAAGAAGAAGCCAAAAAAAGATCCGGAAAAGCCTCctttaaaatacaattattcaacCAACAAGACTCCCAAAACGGAGTATTAAAACCATTTCCAACAATGAAATTGCAATTCGAAACAATGGGATCAATATCTAAAGGATTGGAAGACACAATACTAACCTTTAGAATATCTCTccaccaaaaagaagaagaagcaagcttGAAGGAATCTCCATCACAAATAATTTGCAAGCAAAATCACCATATCGGGCCTTTAACACATCTAGCCATAAAGACTTATGACCTTGAGCTATCCTCCACCTCCATTTGTTCAAAAGAGCCAAATTAAAATCGGCGATATTTTTTATCCCTAAACCACCTTTATCAAGAGGAAGAGTCACCCCTTTCCATCCAACCCAATGAATAATCCGTTTATCCTCCCCACATCCCCAAAGAAAATTGCTTTGAATTGCCATTACCGCTTTAACAACTCTAGCCGGCATCTTGTAAAAGGACATAGTAAAGATAAATAAAGAACTCAAAATAGACTTCAAAAGGGTTATCCTACCTCCTAGATTAAGAAATCTATTCTTCCAACCGGataatttctttttcattttctccaCTAAAGGAGTCCATGTCGCCTCCTTCCGCGGGTTGCTACCAATAGGGATACCAAGAAACAAAAAGTTGCTATTTTCAACTTTATAAGAAAGATAATAAGCCGCGGCTTCCAAAAAAAGAGGAGACACATTAATTCCAATCAACTTACTTTTGTGGAAGTTAATACCAAGACccgaaacaagttcaaaagatctcAAAACAATCTTTAAAGCCTTAACATGTTTCCAAGAGCCATTTCCGACTAACAAATTctcgtccgcaaattgaagaatgtccACCTCACACCTTCTTTTAATATCAAAAGACTCAAATTCCCCAATCTCTTTAGACTTTCTAACAAGTCCCGTGAGAGCCTCCGtcaccaaaacaaaaagaaaaggagacaaCGGGTCACCTTGCCTTAATCCTCTATAAACTCCAAATTCCTTTGTTGGACTACTGTTAACCATCACCGACATATTGctcttgaaaaccaataattccaTCCATTTCCTCCATTTAACTCCAAACCCCATTTTGACCAAAAGAAACCGAAGAAAGTTCCAAGAGACTTTACCGTATGCCTTCTCGAAGTCCACTTTAAAAAGAAGACAAGAACCTCCCTCCTTTCTCGCGTAATCAACCACCTCATTAGCCACTATAACTCCATCAAGCAATTGTCTACCCGGAACAAAGGCGCTTTGAAAATGAGAAACAATAGAATTCAACACTTTTTTCAATCTTCCCGCCAACAATTTAGCCACCACTTTATACATGCACCCCACCAAGAAAATCGGCCTATAGTCATCCAAACATAAAGGATTTGAACCCTTCGGAATCAAAGCTAAAAAGGAAGAAGTAATAACCTTAGCCAATTCGCCTCCCTTGAAGACGTGTTCAAAATACCTCAAAAAGTCCCTTCGCAAAATATGCCAACATTTTTTAATAAAGAGAAAGGAGTACCCATCCGGACCCGGGCTCTTAGTACCGCCACAACAACTAAtagcctccaaaatttcctcctcTTGAAAATCTCTCTCAAGCCACACTCTCTCCTCCTCACTAATTCTATCAAAAATAATCCCTTCAAGACTAGAATTGCCCTCATCCACACTTCCAAATTTGCTAGAAAAATGATGAACAACTTCCTCCTTAATCCCATCCACCGAATCCAACACGCCTCTATTAGAATTGATAGGTCCAAGATAACCAAAACCAAAAGAGGAACACACCGGAAGCAGACCGAGTAAGCAAAACAAAGAACCAGGAAAAACCAAGCGAACAAAAGCGCAGCAAAACAGGAAAAGCGGTGAAAACCTAAACCCCAAAACTCCACTAAACACCTCCTCAACAAGGTCCCTAACCCTAAGATTAGGAATTTAAACCGAAATTGAGAAGATGGTGAGTCCTGAGATTATCGCTTCCACCGGAAATCCAGAGAAACCACTAGTACCGCCTCCACCTCCGTGCCGGGAGATTGACGGTGTTCATCATTCTATCGCCAGAGCGTTTTCTATTTTActtaactttatatatatatatatatatatatatatatatatatatatatatatatatatatatatatatatatatatatatatatatatcaaaacattTGACCACAATATAATTcatattaaaaaatcacaataaTTCACAAGTTTATTAGCTTTAATATACGATTCAAAGATTTATAATACACTTATCaaattattatttgatatttctaaaagtaattatattataatatgaataatatatcatTGTTGTTGTAGtcgttattttcattaaaaaaaatcaaaacagtaaaatctaaagaaaaaaaaaacaaaacctaaaccattaatattattataaaaatgaagTAAGGTCGTTATGTAATTTTTCTTGCATGAATTATATAAAGaagttaatattaaaaaaaccgttaatattattttgttttgttttagtaatgtgaaaagattttatttactTCTTTTTTAAAATACTCATTCTCAATCAAACACCAAGCTTCTAACAAATTCTTTTATCATTCTCACTTAAAAGCAAATCAAGATAACATGAGAATAAAATATGGCAAGGAAAAATTAGCCGCACAACACTTCGTCGAAGgccaattaataaataaagagtcataaataataaaaaataatagttagaaattaataaaataatcaattaaataataattacataATTATAGTAAAATTACTATTAATAGCAAGTTTTAAAATGGCAAGacttttaaaaaaatgacatttgacaaacttgccaaagaactcattttgctttattatatattatataattcttACAATTTATAtcaattaattcattttatttcttatttaatattttaatctatGCAACTGCGGGAAGCAAATTACACCCTCGAAAACAACCTACCCCGGCTAGCCAGTGCATATGGATGTGGTATGGTTAATAGATGCTAAGAATCAATCAAAATTTATAGATTCAAACTTAAAATCTAAAaagatatttattaaaaattgaaaatggTCTCAATCTGGTTTAATTAAAACAGGTATAATTGTATTTAAAAACCAAGTCGTAAATAAGTTGGTTACACaaagattattattttttacctATTTGATTAATGCGAATcaattttgaataaatatgtagaaaataattttatatatatcagcttaaataaatatttaactatatcTATGGAAATTATAAATCTAATTCCCAAGCGAATTTTATCCCCTAATCAATTACAGCAACAATAAACAAGTGAAATTGATACTATACGTTTTATATTCatattatccgaattaagcaaatgaATTCAGcattcatgaattaagcaaacatgatttgACATACACAAGTCAACAATTAAGCAACGTTAAATCGCGAAACAGATCAAGGAACATaaaccaatcgaattaaatcattaatattatgtatgaattgaattaagcatgcaacacatatagaagattattgaaaggtaaaagaattgggattaaaattataaaacctcAAAGATTCGGAGGAATATGAACAATAGATCAACCATTGGACTTATTTCTTCATGAATAATGTCTCAA includes these proteins:
- the LOC131619454 gene encoding uncharacterized protein LOC131619454; amino-acid sequence: MAGNNNNNRNPDPFHLDPLINATSADGQNRHWREGQHPAADGHGRARHEISQAPKNEQTQAQNNRDEQAQNNRNEQSQTHNRNEQCQVHNRTEQTQAQNNEADSRDGKPASSFTHTSQRRRTQYEDDQEEVDVPEDAESTAVLLLDTLKQTNRLIQQQSDWIDMLERKRRSRSPLRRHYRSRSPSSSRSPPRRRRRRSPSSSHSPPKRSRRQRSYSRSPPRKSRRNQKPEVAEAISLSLEQDHRGPAKTVVKNRERSPPEDNRKASG